One Poecile atricapillus isolate bPoeAtr1 chromosome 29, bPoeAtr1.hap1, whole genome shotgun sequence genomic window carries:
- the NSD3 gene encoding histone-lysine N-methyltransferase NSD3 isoform X1 — protein MDFSFSFMQGIMGNTIQQPPQLIDSANIRQEEAFDGSSDIAEDGGRTPYEAALQQGFQYPTPTAEELPPLTNGYPPAISMYEPQAKYQTYPQYPNGSANGFGTVRNFSPPEYYPVENSNARPHDVLEKPSPPQLPPPPPPSAPQVGIPKKTGSPEIKLKITKTIQNGRELFESSLCGDLLNEVQAREYAKAKHEGRKEKRKKSSKHDSSRSEERKSHKIPKLEPEEQNRPNERLSTLSEKPREDAVLEEAPVQQLVPSLPVQVTHDVKFQVGDLVWSKVGTYPWWPCMVSCDPQLDVHTKINTRGAREYHVQFFSNQPERAWVHEKRVREYQGHKQYEQLLAEAAKQASNHSEKQKIRKPRPQRERAQWDIGIAHAEKALKMTREERIEQYTFIYVDQEPEEALAKAKKTAASKSEARKNRRPRPAPSTQPEHAGGAAGSSPSHVEARRLGQRRQPSLEEEEAPPVKIAWKTAAARKSLPASITMHNLDLQKCNMSPVVKIEQVFALQNAAGDGKLIDQFVYSTKGVGNKTEISVKGQEKLNSSSAQRSEKAVVQNTSSPETTSGAAGSVEKKQQRRSIRTRSESEKSAEVVPKKKIKKEQVETVPLAAVKTGLQKGASEISDSCKPLKKRSRASTDMELTSSAYRDTSDSDSRGLNDLQGSFGKRSDSPSATADADASDVQSVDSSLSRRGTGTSKKDTVCQICESSGESLLACEGECCSMFHLECLGLKATPEEKFICTECKNGEHTCFSCKLPGKDVKRCSVSTCGKFYHEACVRKFATALFESRGFRCPQHCCTACSMDKDMHKASKGRMARCLRCPVAYHSGDGCIAAGSLFVSSHILICSNHSKRTHSSSAVNVGFCFVCARGLVVQDHSDPLFSSYAYKSHYLLNESNRAELMKLPMIPPPSSASKKKCEKGGKLLCCESCPASFHPECLSIEMPEGCWNCNDCKAGKKLRYKQIVWVKLGNYRWWPAEICNPRSVPLNIQGLKHDIGDFPVFFFGSHDYYWVHQGRVFPYVEGDKSFAEGQTSINKTFKKALEEAAKRFQELKAQRESKEALEIERNSRKPPPYKHIKSNKVIGKVQIQVADLSEIPRCNCKPSDENPCGLESECLNRMLQYECHPQVCPAGERCQNQCFTKRLYPDAEIIKTERRGWGLRTKRSIKKGEFVNEYVGELIDEEECRLRIKRAHENSVTNFYMLTVTKDRIIDAGPKGNYSRFMNHSCNPNCETQKWTVNGDIRVGLFALCDIPAGMELTFNYNLDCLGNGRTECHCGAENCSGFLGVRPKTAFATANEEKVKNAKLKQKKRKIKTEQKQMHEDNCFQCGDGGELVMCDKKDCPKAYHLLCLNLTQPPFGKWECPWHQCDICSNPAVSFCEFCPHSFCKDHEKGALVPSALDGRLCCSAHDPKSPVAPEYWSKIKCKLEAQNAVEEAKE, from the exons atggatttctctttctctttcatgCAAGGGATCATGGGAAACACAATTCAGCAACCACCTCAACTCATTGACTCCGCCAACATCCGCCAAGAGGAGGCCTTTGATGGCAGCAGTGACATTGCTGAGGATGGGGGCCGGACACCGTACGAGGCTGCGCTGCAGCAAGGCTTCCAGTACCCCACGCCCACGGCAGAGGAGCTGCCCCCGCTCACCAACGGCTACCCCCCGGCCATCAGCATGTACGAGCCCCAAGCCAAATACCAGACCTACCCTCAGTATCCCAATGGATCGGCCAATGGCTTTGGGACAGTCAGGAACTTCAGTCCCCCGGAGTATTACCCCGTGGAGAACTCCAATGCGAGGCCGCATGACGTTCTGGAAAAAccttcccctccccagctgccacCTCCACCACCACCTTCAGCTCCACAAGTGGGGATTCCAAAGAAGACTGGCTCACCAGAGATCAAACTCAAAATAACCAAAACTATCCAGAATGGCAGGGAATTGTTTGAGTCCTCCCTGTGTGGGGACCTGTTGAATGAAGTCCAAGCGAGGGAGTATGCTAAGGCAAAACAtgaagggaggaaagagaaaaggaaaaaaagtagcaAGCATGACTCTTCCCGATCGGAAGAGCGCAAgtcacacaaaattccaaaattagAACCAGAGGAGCAAAAT AGACCAAACGAGAGGCTTAGCACACTCTCTGAGAAACCAAGAGAAGATGCAGTGTTGGAAGAAGCCCCG GTGCAGCAGCTCGTGCCGTCCCTCCCAGTGCAGGTCACCCACGACGTCAAGTTCCAGGTTGGGGATCTGGTTTGGTCCAAGGTGGGGACGTACCCGTGGTGGCCTTGCATGGTGTCGTGTGATCCTCAGCTTGACGTGCATACCAAAATTAATACAAGAG GTGCCCGGGAATACCACGTGCAGTTCTTCAGCAACCAGCCAGAGCGGGCCTGGGTGCACGAGAAGCGCGTCCGGGAGTACCAAGGGCACAAACAGTACGAGCAGCTACTGGCTGAGGCAGCCAAGCAAGCCAGCAACCACTCTGAGAAACAGAAG ATTCGCAAGCCCCGGCCGCAGAGGGAGCGAGCGCAGTGGGACATTGGCATTGCCCACGCCGAGAAGGCGCTGAAAATGACCCGGGAAGAGAGGATAGAACAGTACACCTTCATTTACGTAGACCAAGAGCCAGAGGAGGCTTTGGCCAAGGCCAAAAAGACTGCTGCTTCCAAATCAGAGGCCAGGAAGAACCGGCGGCCGAGGCCAGCGCCGAGCACGCAGCCGGAGCACgccggcggcgcggcggggtCATCGCCCTCGCACGTCGAGGCGCGCAGGCTGGGCCAGCGCCGGCAGCccagcctggaggaggaggaggcaccACCTGTGAAAATCGCCTGGAAAACAGCTGCAGCTAGGAAGTCCCTGCCAGCTTCCATAACCATGCACAACCTGGATCTGCAAAAGTGTAACATGTCTCCAGTTGTTAAAATTGAACAGGTTTTTGCCCTTCAGAATGCTGCTGGGGATGGAAAACTCATCGACCAATTTGTTTATTCCACCAAG GGAGTTggtaacaaaacagaaataagcGTCAAAGGACAAGAGAAACTTAATTCTTCATCAGCTCAGAGAAGTGAAAAAGCAGTGGTGCAAAACACATCCTCTCCTGAGACGACTTCTGGGGCAGCAG gtTCTGTAGAAAAGAAGCAACAGAGAAGATCGATTCGAACCCGCTCTGAGTCTGAGAAATCTGCCGAAGTTGTGCCAAAGAAGAAGATCAAAAAGGAGCAG GTTGAAACTGTCCCACTGGCAGCAGTGAAGACGGGGTTGCAGAAAG GTGCCAGTGAGATTTCAGACTCCTGTAAACCCTTAAAGAAGAGAAGTCGTGCCTCCACAGACATGGAACTGACCAGCTCAGCCTACAGGGACACGTCTGACTCTGATTCCAGAGGACTCAATGATTTACAG ggcagttttgggaagCGTTCAGACAGTCCCTCGGCCACTGCTGATGCCGATGCCTCAGATGTGCAGTCAGTGGACTCCAGCTTATCCAGGAGAGGAACTGGAACAAGTAAAAAAGACACTGTTTGTCAG ATCTGCGAGAGCTCCGGCGAGTCGCTGCTGGCCTGCGAGGGGGAGTGCTGCAGCATGTTCCACCTGGAGTGTCTCGGCCTGAAGGCCACACCTGAGGAAAAGTTCATCTGCACTGAGTGTAAGAATG GAGAGCACACGTGCTTTTCCTGCAAGCTCCCTGGCAAGGACGTGAAGCGCTGCTCTGTCAGCACCTGTGGGAAGTTCTACCACGAGGCCTGTGTGCGCAAGTTTGCCACGGCCCTGTTCGAGTCCCGGGGCTTCCGCTGCCCGCAGCActgctgcactgcctgctccatgGACAAGGACATGCACAAAGCCAGCAAAG GTCGCATGGCGAGATGTCTGCGTTGCCCCGTTGCCTATCACTCAGGAGACGGCTGCATCGCTGCAGGAAGCTTGTTTGTGTCATCCCATATCCTCATCTGTAGTAACCATTCCAAAAGGACTCACTCCTCATCAGCTGTAAATGTAGGCTTTTGTTTCGTTTGTGCAAGAG GGCTGGTAGTGCAGGACCATTCAGACCCCCTGTTCAGTTCCTATGCCTATAAGTCCCACTATCTACTGAATGAGTCAAATCGTGCTGAGTTGATGAAATTACCTATGATTCCTCCTCCTTCGTCAGCTTCCAAAAAGAAATGTGAGAAAG GTGGCAAACTGTTGTGCTGTGAGTCCTGCCCAGCTTCCTTCCACCCCGAGTGTCTCAGCATAGAAATGCCTGAGGGATGCTGGAATTGCAATGACTGTAAAGCTGGCAAGAAGCTGCGGTACAAGCAGATCGTTTGGGTCAAGCTTGGGAATTACAG GTGGTGGCCAGCAGAGATCTGCAATCCCAGGTCTGTGCCTCTCAACATACAGGGCCTCAAACATGATATCGGGGACTTCCcagtatttttctttggttCACATGACTACTATTGGGTACACCAGGGCAGAGTTTTCCCTTATGTTGAAGGAGATAAAAGCTTTGCTGAGGGGCAAACTAGTATTAACAAGACCTTCAAGAAAG CACTTGAAGAAGCAGCAAAGCGTTTCCAGGAACTGAAAGcacaaagagaaagcaaagaggCGTTGGAAATTGAAAGGAATTCAAGGAAACCTCCACCCTATAAACACATTAAA TCCAACAAGGTGATAGGGAAGGTTCAGATCCAGGTGGCCGACCTGTCGGAGATTCCACGCTGTAACTGCAAGCCGTCGGATGAGAACCCGTGCGGGCTGGAGTCGGAGTGCCTCAACAGGATGCTGCAGTACGAGTGCCACCCGCAGGTGTGCCCGGCTGGGGAGCGCTGCCAGAACCAGTGCTTCACCAAGAGGCTCTACCCCGACGCCGAGATCATCAAAACCGAGCGCCGCGGCTGGGGCCTCCGCACCAAAAGGAGCATTAAAAAG GGTGAATTTGTGAATGAATATGTTGGGGAGCTGATTGATGAGGAGGAGTGCCGGCTGCGGATCAAACGTGCTCACGAGAACAGTGTCACCAATTTTTATATGCTAACTGTAACCAAG GACCGAATAATAGATGCTGGCCCAAAGGGGAACTACTCTCGTTTTATGAACCACAGTTGTAACCCAAACTGTGAAACACAGAAGTGGACAGTGAATGGTGACATTAGAGTTGGACTCTTTGCTCTTTGTGACATTCCTGCAG GAATGGAGTTAACATTCAATTACAACCTGGATTGCCTGGGCAATGGCAGGACCGAGTGTCACTGCGGAGCAGAAAACTGCAGCGGCTTCCTGGGAGTGCGTCCCAAG ACAGCATTTGCAAcggcaaatgaagaaaaagtgaaaaatgcaaaattaaagcaaaagaaacggaaaataaaaacagaacagaagCAGATGCATGAAGATAATTGTTTCCAGTGTGGAGATGGGGGAGAACTGGTCATGTGTGATAAGAAGGACTGTCCCAAAGCATACCACCTCCTATGCCTTAACCTGACTCAACCACCTTTTG GAAAGTGGGAATGTCCGTGGCACCAGTGTGACATCTGTAGCAATCCTGCCGTGTCCTTCTGTGAGTTCTGCCCCCATTCCTTCTGTAAGGATCACGAGAAGGGAGCCCTGGTGCCGTCGGCGCTGGACGGCCGCCTCTGCTGTTCCGCACACGACCCCAAGTCTCCTGTGGCACCCGAGTACTGGAGCAAGATCAAGTGCAAATTGGAAGCACAGAATGCTGTGGAAGAGGCAAAGGAGTGA
- the NSD3 gene encoding histone-lysine N-methyltransferase NSD3 isoform X3, with product MDFSFSFMQGIMGNTIQQPPQLIDSANIRQEEAFDGSSDIAEDGGRTPYEAALQQGFQYPTPTAEELPPLTNGYPPAISMYEPQAKYQTYPQYPNGSANGFGTVRNFSPPEYYPVENSNARPHDVLEKPSPPQLPPPPPPSAPQVGIPKKTGSPEIKLKITKTIQNGRELFESSLCGDLLNEVQAREYAKAKHEGRKEKRKKSSKHDSSRSEERKSHKIPKLEPEEQNRPNERLSTLSEKPREDAVLEEAPVQQLVPSLPVQVTHDVKFQVGDLVWSKVGTYPWWPCMVSCDPQLDVHTKINTRGAREYHVQFFSNQPERAWVHEKRVREYQGHKQYEQLLAEAAKQASNHSEKQKIRKPRPQRERAQWDIGIAHAEKALKMTREERIEQYTFIYVDQEPEEALAKAKKTAASKSEARKNRRPRPAPSTQPEHAGGAAGSSPSHVEARRLGQRRQPSLEEEEAPPVKIAWKTAAARKSLPASITMHNLDLQKCNMSPVVKIEQVFALQNAAGDGKLIDQFVYSTKGVGNKTEISVKGQEKLNSSSAQRSEKAVVQNTSSPETTSGAAGSVEKKQQRRSIRTRSESEKSAEVVPKKKIKKEQVETVPLAAVKTGLQKGASEISDSCKPLKKRSRASTDMELTSSAYRDTSDSDSRGLNDLQGSFGKRSDSPSATADADASDVQSVDSSLSRRGTGTSKKDTVCQICESSGESLLACEGECCSMFHLECLGLKATPEEKFICTECKNGEHTCFSCKLPGKDVKRCSVSTCGKFYHEACVRKFATALFESRGFRCPQHCCTACSMDKDMHKASKGRMARCLRCPVAYHSGDGCIAAGSLFVSSHILICSNHSKRTHSSSAVNVGFCFVCARGGKLLCCESCPASFHPECLSIEMPEGCWNCNDCKAGKKLRYKQIVWVKLGNYRWWPAEICNPRSVPLNIQGLKHDIGDFPVFFFGSHDYYWVHQGRVFPYVEGDKSFAEGQTSINKTFKKALEEAAKRFQELKAQRESKEALEIERNSRKPPPYKHIKSNKVIGKVQIQVADLSEIPRCNCKPSDENPCGLESECLNRMLQYECHPQVCPAGERCQNQCFTKRLYPDAEIIKTERRGWGLRTKRSIKKGEFVNEYVGELIDEEECRLRIKRAHENSVTNFYMLTVTKDRIIDAGPKGNYSRFMNHSCNPNCETQKWTVNGDIRVGLFALCDIPAGMELTFNYNLDCLGNGRTECHCGAENCSGFLGVRPKTAFATANEEKVKNAKLKQKKRKIKTEQKQMHEDNCFQCGDGGELVMCDKKDCPKAYHLLCLNLTQPPFGKWECPWHQCDICSNPAVSFCEFCPHSFCKDHEKGALVPSALDGRLCCSAHDPKSPVAPEYWSKIKCKLEAQNAVEEAKE from the exons atggatttctctttctctttcatgCAAGGGATCATGGGAAACACAATTCAGCAACCACCTCAACTCATTGACTCCGCCAACATCCGCCAAGAGGAGGCCTTTGATGGCAGCAGTGACATTGCTGAGGATGGGGGCCGGACACCGTACGAGGCTGCGCTGCAGCAAGGCTTCCAGTACCCCACGCCCACGGCAGAGGAGCTGCCCCCGCTCACCAACGGCTACCCCCCGGCCATCAGCATGTACGAGCCCCAAGCCAAATACCAGACCTACCCTCAGTATCCCAATGGATCGGCCAATGGCTTTGGGACAGTCAGGAACTTCAGTCCCCCGGAGTATTACCCCGTGGAGAACTCCAATGCGAGGCCGCATGACGTTCTGGAAAAAccttcccctccccagctgccacCTCCACCACCACCTTCAGCTCCACAAGTGGGGATTCCAAAGAAGACTGGCTCACCAGAGATCAAACTCAAAATAACCAAAACTATCCAGAATGGCAGGGAATTGTTTGAGTCCTCCCTGTGTGGGGACCTGTTGAATGAAGTCCAAGCGAGGGAGTATGCTAAGGCAAAACAtgaagggaggaaagagaaaaggaaaaaaagtagcaAGCATGACTCTTCCCGATCGGAAGAGCGCAAgtcacacaaaattccaaaattagAACCAGAGGAGCAAAAT AGACCAAACGAGAGGCTTAGCACACTCTCTGAGAAACCAAGAGAAGATGCAGTGTTGGAAGAAGCCCCG GTGCAGCAGCTCGTGCCGTCCCTCCCAGTGCAGGTCACCCACGACGTCAAGTTCCAGGTTGGGGATCTGGTTTGGTCCAAGGTGGGGACGTACCCGTGGTGGCCTTGCATGGTGTCGTGTGATCCTCAGCTTGACGTGCATACCAAAATTAATACAAGAG GTGCCCGGGAATACCACGTGCAGTTCTTCAGCAACCAGCCAGAGCGGGCCTGGGTGCACGAGAAGCGCGTCCGGGAGTACCAAGGGCACAAACAGTACGAGCAGCTACTGGCTGAGGCAGCCAAGCAAGCCAGCAACCACTCTGAGAAACAGAAG ATTCGCAAGCCCCGGCCGCAGAGGGAGCGAGCGCAGTGGGACATTGGCATTGCCCACGCCGAGAAGGCGCTGAAAATGACCCGGGAAGAGAGGATAGAACAGTACACCTTCATTTACGTAGACCAAGAGCCAGAGGAGGCTTTGGCCAAGGCCAAAAAGACTGCTGCTTCCAAATCAGAGGCCAGGAAGAACCGGCGGCCGAGGCCAGCGCCGAGCACGCAGCCGGAGCACgccggcggcgcggcggggtCATCGCCCTCGCACGTCGAGGCGCGCAGGCTGGGCCAGCGCCGGCAGCccagcctggaggaggaggaggcaccACCTGTGAAAATCGCCTGGAAAACAGCTGCAGCTAGGAAGTCCCTGCCAGCTTCCATAACCATGCACAACCTGGATCTGCAAAAGTGTAACATGTCTCCAGTTGTTAAAATTGAACAGGTTTTTGCCCTTCAGAATGCTGCTGGGGATGGAAAACTCATCGACCAATTTGTTTATTCCACCAAG GGAGTTggtaacaaaacagaaataagcGTCAAAGGACAAGAGAAACTTAATTCTTCATCAGCTCAGAGAAGTGAAAAAGCAGTGGTGCAAAACACATCCTCTCCTGAGACGACTTCTGGGGCAGCAG gtTCTGTAGAAAAGAAGCAACAGAGAAGATCGATTCGAACCCGCTCTGAGTCTGAGAAATCTGCCGAAGTTGTGCCAAAGAAGAAGATCAAAAAGGAGCAG GTTGAAACTGTCCCACTGGCAGCAGTGAAGACGGGGTTGCAGAAAG GTGCCAGTGAGATTTCAGACTCCTGTAAACCCTTAAAGAAGAGAAGTCGTGCCTCCACAGACATGGAACTGACCAGCTCAGCCTACAGGGACACGTCTGACTCTGATTCCAGAGGACTCAATGATTTACAG ggcagttttgggaagCGTTCAGACAGTCCCTCGGCCACTGCTGATGCCGATGCCTCAGATGTGCAGTCAGTGGACTCCAGCTTATCCAGGAGAGGAACTGGAACAAGTAAAAAAGACACTGTTTGTCAG ATCTGCGAGAGCTCCGGCGAGTCGCTGCTGGCCTGCGAGGGGGAGTGCTGCAGCATGTTCCACCTGGAGTGTCTCGGCCTGAAGGCCACACCTGAGGAAAAGTTCATCTGCACTGAGTGTAAGAATG GAGAGCACACGTGCTTTTCCTGCAAGCTCCCTGGCAAGGACGTGAAGCGCTGCTCTGTCAGCACCTGTGGGAAGTTCTACCACGAGGCCTGTGTGCGCAAGTTTGCCACGGCCCTGTTCGAGTCCCGGGGCTTCCGCTGCCCGCAGCActgctgcactgcctgctccatgGACAAGGACATGCACAAAGCCAGCAAAG GTCGCATGGCGAGATGTCTGCGTTGCCCCGTTGCCTATCACTCAGGAGACGGCTGCATCGCTGCAGGAAGCTTGTTTGTGTCATCCCATATCCTCATCTGTAGTAACCATTCCAAAAGGACTCACTCCTCATCAGCTGTAAATGTAGGCTTTTGTTTCGTTTGTGCAAGAG GTGGCAAACTGTTGTGCTGTGAGTCCTGCCCAGCTTCCTTCCACCCCGAGTGTCTCAGCATAGAAATGCCTGAGGGATGCTGGAATTGCAATGACTGTAAAGCTGGCAAGAAGCTGCGGTACAAGCAGATCGTTTGGGTCAAGCTTGGGAATTACAG GTGGTGGCCAGCAGAGATCTGCAATCCCAGGTCTGTGCCTCTCAACATACAGGGCCTCAAACATGATATCGGGGACTTCCcagtatttttctttggttCACATGACTACTATTGGGTACACCAGGGCAGAGTTTTCCCTTATGTTGAAGGAGATAAAAGCTTTGCTGAGGGGCAAACTAGTATTAACAAGACCTTCAAGAAAG CACTTGAAGAAGCAGCAAAGCGTTTCCAGGAACTGAAAGcacaaagagaaagcaaagaggCGTTGGAAATTGAAAGGAATTCAAGGAAACCTCCACCCTATAAACACATTAAA TCCAACAAGGTGATAGGGAAGGTTCAGATCCAGGTGGCCGACCTGTCGGAGATTCCACGCTGTAACTGCAAGCCGTCGGATGAGAACCCGTGCGGGCTGGAGTCGGAGTGCCTCAACAGGATGCTGCAGTACGAGTGCCACCCGCAGGTGTGCCCGGCTGGGGAGCGCTGCCAGAACCAGTGCTTCACCAAGAGGCTCTACCCCGACGCCGAGATCATCAAAACCGAGCGCCGCGGCTGGGGCCTCCGCACCAAAAGGAGCATTAAAAAG GGTGAATTTGTGAATGAATATGTTGGGGAGCTGATTGATGAGGAGGAGTGCCGGCTGCGGATCAAACGTGCTCACGAGAACAGTGTCACCAATTTTTATATGCTAACTGTAACCAAG GACCGAATAATAGATGCTGGCCCAAAGGGGAACTACTCTCGTTTTATGAACCACAGTTGTAACCCAAACTGTGAAACACAGAAGTGGACAGTGAATGGTGACATTAGAGTTGGACTCTTTGCTCTTTGTGACATTCCTGCAG GAATGGAGTTAACATTCAATTACAACCTGGATTGCCTGGGCAATGGCAGGACCGAGTGTCACTGCGGAGCAGAAAACTGCAGCGGCTTCCTGGGAGTGCGTCCCAAG ACAGCATTTGCAAcggcaaatgaagaaaaagtgaaaaatgcaaaattaaagcaaaagaaacggaaaataaaaacagaacagaagCAGATGCATGAAGATAATTGTTTCCAGTGTGGAGATGGGGGAGAACTGGTCATGTGTGATAAGAAGGACTGTCCCAAAGCATACCACCTCCTATGCCTTAACCTGACTCAACCACCTTTTG GAAAGTGGGAATGTCCGTGGCACCAGTGTGACATCTGTAGCAATCCTGCCGTGTCCTTCTGTGAGTTCTGCCCCCATTCCTTCTGTAAGGATCACGAGAAGGGAGCCCTGGTGCCGTCGGCGCTGGACGGCCGCCTCTGCTGTTCCGCACACGACCCCAAGTCTCCTGTGGCACCCGAGTACTGGAGCAAGATCAAGTGCAAATTGGAAGCACAGAATGCTGTGGAAGAGGCAAAGGAGTGA